One genomic region from Pseudoduganella lutea encodes:
- a CDS encoding glycoside hydrolase family 43 protein has translation MPAVFFVCAATAAAVASAAAPTTTTSANATAQASGAPAFNNPLVLQRADPHVTLQPDGWYYYTATVPEYDRIEVRRARSLDDLGKAEVHTVWRKHAKGEMGAHIWAPEMHRIDGKWYIYFTAGRSDAIWEIRLYVLECESDDPLRGPWKERGQLKTGWESFALDATTFELKGQRYLLWTQRPKQEGKKQTDIYIAPMDTPLSISGPAVLLTEPEYAWEKVKHAVNEAPSVLVKNGRVFMTYSASATDANYALGMLTARANANLLDPKSWTKSAQPVFASSDATGQYGPGHNSFTTTPDGKTDILVYHARNYRDIAGDPLRNPDRHTRAQVINWKADGTPDFGVPVADKKAAIQ, from the coding sequence GTGCCTGCGGTTTTTTTCGTTTGCGCCGCCACGGCCGCAGCCGTCGCCTCCGCTGCTGCTCCCACCACCACCACGTCCGCCAACGCCACTGCGCAGGCAAGTGGTGCGCCGGCCTTCAACAATCCACTCGTGCTGCAGCGTGCCGACCCGCACGTGACCTTGCAGCCGGACGGCTGGTACTACTACACGGCCACAGTGCCGGAGTACGACCGCATCGAAGTGCGGCGCGCCCGCTCGCTCGACGATCTGGGCAAGGCCGAGGTGCATACCGTCTGGCGCAAACACGCCAAGGGTGAAATGGGCGCGCACATCTGGGCTCCCGAGATGCACCGGATCGACGGCAAGTGGTACATCTACTTCACCGCCGGCCGCTCGGATGCGATCTGGGAGATCCGCCTGTATGTGCTCGAATGCGAGTCCGACGATCCTCTGCGCGGGCCCTGGAAGGAACGCGGCCAGTTGAAGACAGGCTGGGAATCGTTCGCACTGGATGCCACCACGTTCGAGCTGAAAGGCCAGCGCTACCTGCTGTGGACGCAGCGGCCGAAGCAGGAGGGCAAGAAGCAGACCGACATCTACATCGCGCCGATGGACACGCCGCTATCGATCTCCGGCCCGGCCGTGCTGCTGACCGAACCGGAATATGCGTGGGAAAAGGTCAAGCACGCCGTCAACGAGGCCCCGTCTGTGCTGGTGAAGAACGGCCGCGTGTTCATGACTTACTCGGCCTCCGCCACCGATGCCAACTACGCGCTGGGCATGCTCACCGCGCGCGCCAATGCCAACCTGCTGGACCCCAAATCGTGGACCAAGTCCGCGCAACCCGTGTTTGCCAGCAGCGACGCCACCGGCCAGTACGGCCCCGGCCACAATTCGTTCACGACAACGCCGGACGGCAAGACCGACATCCTCGTCTACCACGCGCGCAACTACCGCGACATCGCCGGCGACCCGCTGCGCAACCCCGACCGGCACACACGGGCACAAGTCATCAATTGGAAGGCTGACGGCACACCGGATTTTGGGGTGCCCGTGGCCGACAA
- a CDS encoding TonB-dependent receptor: MTKHSNKVRAAGRLDRRTVFAIAASMLAAHAALAQEAKTTAAPAPAAQEAQQVAQASSPAPAAQASAPAPAAQAPASSAADASQGNVVVVTGTRRSVASAIDRKIRNATVSDSIIAEDINQFPDKNVGEALSRITGVQLSRSFGEGSQVAIRGVEPDLNRVEINGMSVLSTGGGAGRGAELRELASELISSIDVYKGVTADMTEGGVGGTVSVKTRKPLDFKKPTVAATVSGQQSSSRGGVQPRGSLLLADRYFNNKLGLMGNFVYDKVLTQQDYARNTSWRFLRDWDASPEKTVVSKDPALAAIGSQAGCDALTGTAKTDCLRQWYDYSPGIARYGMWTRDHKRSSAELTAQYEFSKSFNAYVSYQDNKQDQRLNDRNFGTAFENVNRLASAGKAPVYNASGVGSGGTCTAIPGTGTPAGMTVQNHYVTEYTVGDCLNVGGQGGQGAFSTSARDYELNIRSRYLSSGFNFKRDRLEVEGLVGTSSSDYFSDSNNVVLTQNAPGLKVSLDAQGLPHFAFPSGYSPDDASSYTQVQLQYRPSETRNTEDQAKIDAKYRLDGFFSKLWVGTQFRKSTGRQYNGGGYLNSNDLSTTTDDVAIIGANVNQTLVYDPLNTSGVIRSPDSQSFLNRSYATKYATAAQMQALVSSIIGRTPGTFFNGYDKVSNLPAGWTTPNYAAAAPNFDTSHFNHDYLTSAPGSDGNIYPQIPAYKSEESVRSAYARLDFDSELLGYSFTGNVGARYTGTRSRATGSSSYRYRQPSGSGSNAYTDYIITNSIATVDNEYHDVLPSANLMTWLVPDTFLVRLGWGKVMSRPRIDLLAPNISCIANSGNPLVGGDGTADDCTSGNPKLKPFRATNTDVSFEYYPSADTQVSVAFFNKKISSYILEKNLQKDVDVYGDGRLWDVTGAVNGEGATTKGIELTARTAFTFLPGWLGGFGVDTNYTRMNYKYAPGTERLNTLDGTVLPYPGLSKNSYNAALWYDRGPVNARVAYNHRDRYYTGGNDVSGNPNFSEKTGYLDAKLQYRYSENITISLEGKNLTDQAERTDAGDPFRVNELAFPGRRYYLSVSFKN; this comes from the coding sequence GTGACGAAGCACTCGAACAAGGTGCGGGCGGCTGGCCGCCTGGACCGCAGGACCGTCTTTGCCATCGCCGCATCGATGCTCGCGGCGCATGCCGCCCTGGCGCAGGAGGCGAAGACCACCGCCGCGCCCGCCCCCGCGGCCCAGGAAGCGCAGCAGGTTGCGCAAGCTTCCAGCCCTGCGCCAGCCGCGCAGGCTTCCGCTCCTGCGCCGGCCGCGCAAGCTCCTGCCTCGTCGGCCGCCGACGCCTCGCAAGGCAATGTCGTCGTCGTGACCGGCACCCGCAGATCGGTCGCTTCGGCCATCGACCGCAAGATCCGCAACGCCACCGTGTCCGATTCGATCATCGCCGAGGACATCAACCAGTTCCCGGACAAGAACGTGGGCGAAGCGCTGTCGCGCATCACCGGTGTGCAGCTGTCCCGCTCATTCGGCGAAGGCTCGCAGGTGGCGATCCGCGGCGTCGAGCCGGACCTGAACCGTGTCGAGATCAACGGCATGTCGGTGCTGTCCACGGGCGGCGGGGCCGGCCGCGGCGCCGAGCTGCGCGAGCTGGCGTCGGAACTGATCTCCTCGATCGACGTCTACAAGGGCGTGACCGCCGACATGACCGAAGGTGGCGTGGGCGGTACCGTCAGCGTGAAGACGCGCAAGCCGCTGGACTTCAAGAAGCCGACGGTTGCCGCCACCGTGTCGGGGCAGCAGTCGTCCAGCCGCGGCGGCGTGCAGCCGCGCGGCAGCCTGCTGCTGGCCGACCGGTACTTCAACAACAAGCTGGGCCTGATGGGCAACTTCGTCTACGACAAGGTGCTCACGCAGCAGGACTATGCGCGCAACACGTCGTGGCGCTTCCTGCGCGACTGGGATGCCTCGCCGGAAAAAACGGTGGTGAGCAAGGACCCGGCGCTGGCCGCCATCGGCAGCCAGGCCGGGTGCGATGCGCTGACCGGCACGGCCAAGACGGACTGCCTCCGGCAGTGGTACGACTACTCGCCGGGCATCGCGCGCTATGGCATGTGGACGCGCGATCACAAGCGCTCGTCCGCCGAACTGACGGCGCAGTATGAATTCTCGAAAAGCTTCAACGCCTATGTTTCGTACCAGGACAACAAGCAGGACCAGCGCCTGAACGACCGCAACTTCGGCACCGCGTTCGAGAACGTCAACCGCCTGGCCAGCGCCGGCAAGGCGCCAGTCTACAACGCCAGCGGCGTCGGCTCGGGAGGCACCTGCACGGCCATTCCGGGCACCGGCACGCCGGCCGGCATGACGGTGCAGAACCACTACGTCACCGAATACACGGTGGGCGATTGCCTGAACGTGGGCGGCCAGGGCGGCCAGGGCGCGTTCTCCACGTCGGCGCGCGACTATGAACTCAATATCCGTTCGCGCTACCTGTCCAGCGGCTTCAATTTCAAGCGCGACCGCCTGGAAGTGGAGGGCCTCGTCGGCACGTCGTCGTCCGATTACTTCAGCGACAGCAACAACGTGGTGCTGACACAGAATGCGCCGGGCCTGAAGGTGTCGCTCGATGCGCAGGGCCTGCCGCACTTCGCGTTCCCGTCCGGGTATTCGCCCGATGACGCCAGCTCGTACACGCAGGTGCAGCTGCAGTACCGTCCATCGGAAACGCGCAACACGGAAGACCAGGCCAAGATCGACGCGAAATATCGCCTCGACGGCTTCTTCTCGAAATTGTGGGTGGGCACGCAGTTCCGCAAGTCGACCGGACGCCAGTACAACGGCGGCGGCTACCTGAACAGCAACGACCTGAGTACCACGACCGACGACGTCGCCATCATTGGCGCCAACGTCAACCAGACGCTGGTCTACGATCCGCTGAACACCTCGGGCGTGATCCGCTCGCCCGATTCGCAGTCGTTCCTGAACCGCAGCTATGCCACGAAGTACGCCACCGCGGCCCAGATGCAGGCGCTGGTCAGCTCGATCATCGGCCGCACCCCGGGCACGTTCTTCAACGGCTACGACAAGGTCAGCAACCTGCCCGCCGGCTGGACCACGCCGAACTACGCCGCCGCCGCGCCGAACTTCGACACGTCGCACTTCAACCACGACTACCTGACCAGCGCGCCGGGCAGCGACGGTAACATCTACCCGCAGATCCCGGCCTACAAGTCCGAGGAAAGCGTGCGCTCCGCGTATGCCCGCCTGGACTTCGACTCGGAGCTGCTCGGCTACAGTTTCACCGGCAACGTCGGTGCCCGCTACACGGGTACCCGCAGCCGCGCGACAGGTTCTTCGTCCTACCGTTACCGCCAGCCGAGCGGCAGCGGATCGAACGCGTACACCGACTACATCATCACGAACAGCATCGCCACGGTCGACAACGAATACCACGACGTGCTGCCGAGCGCCAACCTGATGACCTGGCTGGTGCCGGACACCTTCCTGGTGCGGCTGGGCTGGGGCAAGGTCATGTCGCGTCCGCGCATCGACCTGCTGGCACCGAACATCTCCTGTATCGCCAACAGCGGCAACCCCCTCGTTGGGGGCGACGGCACGGCCGACGACTGCACGTCCGGCAATCCGAAGCTCAAGCCGTTCCGCGCCACCAATACCGACGTGTCGTTCGAGTACTACCCGAGCGCCGACACCCAGGTCAGCGTGGCGTTCTTCAACAAGAAGATCTCCAGCTACATCCTGGAGAAGAACCTGCAGAAGGATGTCGACGTGTACGGCGACGGCCGCCTGTGGGACGTGACCGGCGCCGTCAACGGCGAGGGCGCAACGACCAAGGGTATCGAGCTGACCGCTCGCACGGCGTTCACGTTCCTGCCAGGGTGGCTGGGCGGCTTCGGTGTCGACACCAACTACACGCGCATGAACTACAAGTACGCGCCGGGTACCGAACGCCTGAACACCCTCGATGGCACCGTGCTGCCGTATCCGGGCCTGTCGAAGAACAGCTACAACGCGGCACTGTGGTATGACCGCGGCCCGGTCAATGCCCGCGTGGCCTACAACCACCGCGACCGTTACTACACGGGCGGCAACGACGTGTCGGGCAACCCGAATTTTTCGGAAAAGACCGGCTACCTCGATGCTAAACTGCAGTACCGCTACAGCGAGAACATCACCATTTCGCTGGAGGGAAAGAACCTGACCGACCAGGCTGAAAGGACCGATGCGGGCGACCCGTTCCGCGTCAACGAGCTTGCGTTCCCGGGCCGCCGTTACTATCTGAGCGTATCCTTCAAAAACTGA
- the typA gene encoding translational GTPase TypA encodes MSNTKRAIRNIAIIAHVDHGKTTLVDQLLRQSGTFRENQQVDTRVMDSNDLEKERGITILSKNCAVEYEGTHINIVDTPGHADFGGEVERVLSMVDSVLLLIDAQEGPMPQTRFVTRKALALGLKPIVVVNKIDRPGARADWAINATFELFDKLGANDEQLDFPIVYASGLNGYSGLTEDVREGDMKPLFEAILKHVPVRDDNPDGPLQMQITSLDYSSYVGKIGIGRISSGRVKAGQDVVVIDGEGATPIKGRINQVLNFKGLERVLVDEAVAGDIVLINGIEEIGIGSTVCSPEAPNPLPMLTVDEPTLTMNFMVNNSPLAGREGKFVTSRQLRDRLDKELKANVALRVAPTDDDTIFEVSGRGELHLTILIENMRREGFELAVSRPRVVFKMVDGVRHEPYENLSVDVEEVNQGGVMEELGRRRGDLQNMESDGKGRVRLEYRIPARGLIGFQGEFMTLTRGTGLMSHVFDAYAPVDNTRGELAGRRNGVLISQDDGAAVAYAIWKLQDRGRMFVSHNDPVYEGMIIGIHSRDNDLVVNPIKGKQLTNVRSSGTDEAVRLVPPIQMSLEYAVEFIEDDELVEITPKSIRLRKRFLKEHERKKASREA; translated from the coding sequence ATGTCTAATACTAAACGCGCAATTCGCAATATCGCCATCATCGCACACGTCGACCATGGCAAGACGACCCTCGTGGACCAGCTGCTGCGGCAGTCCGGCACCTTCCGCGAAAACCAGCAGGTCGATACCCGGGTCATGGACTCGAACGACCTGGAAAAGGAACGCGGCATCACGATTCTGTCGAAGAATTGCGCGGTTGAGTACGAAGGCACGCACATCAATATCGTCGACACCCCGGGCCACGCCGACTTCGGCGGCGAAGTGGAGCGCGTGCTGTCGATGGTCGATTCCGTGCTGCTGCTGATCGATGCCCAGGAAGGCCCGATGCCGCAGACCCGCTTCGTGACCCGCAAGGCGCTGGCGCTGGGCCTGAAGCCGATCGTCGTCGTCAACAAGATCGACCGTCCGGGCGCGCGCGCCGACTGGGCGATCAACGCCACGTTCGAACTGTTCGACAAGCTGGGCGCCAACGACGAGCAGCTGGACTTCCCGATCGTCTACGCATCGGGCCTGAACGGCTACTCCGGCCTGACCGAAGACGTGCGCGAAGGCGACATGAAGCCGCTGTTCGAAGCGATCCTGAAGCACGTGCCGGTGCGTGACGACAACCCGGACGGCCCACTGCAGATGCAGATCACGTCGCTGGACTACTCGTCGTACGTCGGCAAGATCGGCATTGGCCGCATCTCGAGCGGCCGCGTCAAGGCCGGCCAGGATGTCGTCGTGATCGACGGCGAAGGCGCCACCCCGATCAAGGGCCGCATCAACCAGGTGCTGAACTTCAAGGGCCTGGAGCGCGTGCTGGTCGATGAAGCCGTCGCCGGCGACATCGTGCTGATCAACGGTATCGAGGAAATCGGCATCGGTTCGACCGTGTGCTCGCCGGAAGCGCCGAACCCGCTGCCGATGCTGACCGTCGACGAGCCGACCCTGACGATGAACTTCATGGTCAACAACTCGCCGCTGGCTGGCCGCGAAGGCAAGTTCGTCACGTCGCGCCAGCTGCGCGATCGCCTGGACAAGGAACTGAAAGCCAACGTGGCGCTGCGCGTGGCACCGACCGACGACGACACGATCTTCGAAGTGTCCGGCCGCGGCGAGCTGCACCTGACGATCCTGATCGAGAACATGCGCCGCGAAGGCTTCGAGCTGGCTGTGTCGCGCCCGCGCGTGGTCTTCAAGATGGTCGATGGCGTGCGCCACGAGCCGTATGAAAACCTGTCCGTCGACGTGGAAGAAGTCAACCAGGGCGGCGTGATGGAAGAACTGGGCCGCCGCCGTGGCGACCTGCAGAACATGGAATCGGACGGCAAGGGCCGCGTGCGCCTCGAGTACCGTATTCCGGCCCGTGGCCTGATCGGCTTCCAGGGCGAGTTCATGACGCTGACGCGCGGCACCGGCCTGATGAGCCACGTGTTCGACGCCTATGCCCCGGTCGACAACACCCGCGGCGAGCTGGCAGGCCGCCGCAACGGCGTGCTGATCTCGCAGGATGACGGCGCCGCCGTGGCCTACGCGATCTGGAAGCTGCAGGACCGCGGCCGCATGTTCGTGTCGCACAACGACCCGGTGTACGAAGGCATGATCATCGGCATCCACTCGCGCGACAACGACCTGGTCGTCAACCCGATCAAGGGCAAGCAGCTGACCAACGTGCGTTCGTCGGGTACCGACGAAGCGGTGCGCCTGGTGCCGCCGATCCAGATGTCCCTGGAATACGCCGTGGAATTCATCGAGGACGACGAACTGGTCGAGATCACGCCGAAATCGATCCGCCTGCGCAAGCGCTTCCTGAAGGAACACGAGCGCAAGAAGGCATCGCGCGAAGCGTAA
- a CDS encoding ATP-binding protein: protein MSDRTPDPGAVFGALPAPYVLLTPDFTIVLASDAFLRANGYERAQLIGRNVFAAFGTLPDNPQANDATMANLRASLHKVLETKAPDAMPVQRYDLPVPGHPGELQQKYWSPVNAPVLDDAGNVTYIVHHVKDVTARVRGNARRDALVRLTDAWRDLRSPREIVLAGLAILGELLGASRVSYGRYNEATDTLYIGPDWCVPGVPSLEGTARLREFGSFVDEMLEGLAVVVGDVEQDPRTVAHAEAFRRHHALSFVDMPVIEQGQLKSILVVSDMVPRQWATGDVALVREFAERIRTTSERARSMEALAASEAKFRSITNAMPQMVWSTTADGWHDYYNQQWYEYTGVPSGSTDGAGWNGMFHPDDRERAWDAWRHSLATGDVYEIQYRLRHRSGEYRWTLGRALPVRDETGRIIRWMGTCTDIHSQKLAEDALHEAAARKDEFLAMLAHELRNPLAPIGTAAQLLKTGLADERIRVAASDIIIRQVRHMAHLVDDLLDVSRVTRGLVQLNRVELDMADMVASAVEQALPLIEERRHVLEPHMPDVPATVLGDRTRLVQVIANLLNNAAKYTPPGGRIALYLDIVDSHARVTVRDNGIGIAPSLLPHIFDLFIQGERNPDRAQGGLGLGLTLVKSIVSLHGGFVMAHSDGAGMGSEFTVTLPLLDKVPAPAQAAPAAVHHPAVRPLSLLVVEDNPDAAGVLAELLRSEGHDVAVAEDAETALRRADLAAIDAFILDIGLPGMDGYTLARHLRADPATAGATLLALTGYGQPSDRAQSHAAGFNRHFVKPADPAELLLALQAVNGRDAIGT, encoded by the coding sequence ATGAGCGATCGAACGCCCGATCCGGGCGCCGTGTTCGGCGCCCTCCCCGCGCCCTACGTGCTGCTGACACCCGATTTCACCATCGTGCTCGCCAGCGATGCCTTCCTGCGCGCCAACGGCTACGAGCGCGCCCAGCTGATCGGGCGTAACGTCTTTGCCGCCTTCGGCACGCTGCCCGACAACCCGCAGGCCAACGACGCGACGATGGCGAACCTGCGCGCTTCGCTGCACAAGGTGCTGGAAACGAAGGCGCCCGATGCGATGCCTGTGCAGCGCTACGATCTTCCGGTGCCCGGCCACCCTGGGGAACTGCAGCAAAAATACTGGAGCCCCGTCAACGCGCCGGTACTCGACGATGCGGGCAACGTCACGTATATCGTGCACCACGTGAAGGACGTGACGGCGCGGGTGCGCGGCAATGCGCGGCGCGATGCGCTGGTCAGGTTGACCGATGCATGGCGCGACCTGCGTTCGCCGCGCGAGATCGTGCTGGCGGGCCTGGCGATCCTGGGCGAACTGCTGGGCGCGAGCCGCGTGTCCTACGGCCGCTACAACGAAGCCACGGACACGCTGTACATCGGGCCCGACTGGTGCGTGCCCGGCGTTCCATCGCTGGAAGGCACCGCGCGCCTGCGCGAATTCGGTTCGTTCGTGGACGAGATGCTGGAGGGGCTGGCCGTGGTGGTCGGCGACGTGGAGCAGGATCCCCGCACGGTGGCGCACGCGGAGGCATTCCGGCGCCACCACGCGCTGTCGTTCGTCGACATGCCCGTCATCGAACAGGGCCAGCTGAAGAGCATCCTGGTCGTCAGCGACATGGTGCCGCGCCAGTGGGCCACGGGGGACGTGGCGCTGGTGCGCGAATTCGCCGAGCGCATCCGCACCACCAGCGAACGGGCGCGCAGCATGGAGGCGCTGGCCGCAAGCGAAGCGAAATTCCGCTCCATCACCAATGCGATGCCGCAGATGGTGTGGTCGACAACGGCCGATGGCTGGCACGATTACTACAACCAGCAGTGGTACGAATACACCGGCGTGCCGTCCGGTTCCACCGACGGCGCCGGCTGGAACGGCATGTTCCACCCCGACGACCGCGAGCGCGCGTGGGATGCCTGGCGGCACAGCCTGGCAACCGGCGATGTCTACGAGATCCAGTACCGGCTGCGGCACCGCTCGGGCGAATACCGCTGGACGCTGGGCCGGGCGCTGCCGGTGCGCGACGAAACGGGCCGCATCATCCGCTGGATGGGTACCTGCACCGACATCCATTCGCAAAAGCTGGCCGAGGATGCGCTGCACGAGGCGGCCGCGCGCAAGGATGAATTCCTGGCCATGCTGGCGCACGAGCTGCGCAACCCGCTGGCGCCGATCGGCACCGCCGCGCAACTGCTCAAGACGGGGCTCGCGGACGAACGCATCCGTGTGGCGGCCAGCGACATCATCATCCGGCAGGTGCGGCACATGGCGCACCTGGTGGACGACCTGCTCGACGTGTCGCGCGTCACGCGCGGCCTGGTGCAGCTGAACAGGGTCGAACTGGACATGGCCGACATGGTCGCCAGCGCCGTCGAGCAGGCGCTGCCGCTGATCGAGGAGCGCCGCCACGTGCTCGAGCCGCACATGCCGGACGTGCCGGCCACGGTGCTGGGCGACCGCACCCGGCTCGTGCAGGTGATCGCCAACCTGCTGAACAACGCGGCCAAGTACACGCCGCCCGGCGGACGCATCGCGCTGTACCTCGACATCGTGGACAGCCATGCCCGCGTGACCGTGCGCGACAACGGCATCGGCATCGCCCCGTCCCTGCTGCCGCACATCTTCGACCTGTTCATCCAGGGCGAACGCAATCCGGACCGTGCCCAGGGCGGCCTGGGGCTTGGCCTGACGCTGGTGAAAAGCATCGTCTCGCTGCATGGCGGCTTCGTGATGGCGCACAGCGACGGTGCCGGCATGGGCAGTGAATTCACGGTCACCCTGCCGCTGCTGGACAAAGTGCCGGCACCGGCACAGGCCGCGCCGGCGGCCGTGCACCATCCCGCCGTGCGCCCCCTGAGCCTGCTGGTGGTGGAAGACAATCCCGACGCCGCCGGCGTACTGGCCGAACTGCTGCGTTCCGAGGGGCACGACGTGGCGGTGGCCGAGGATGCGGAGACGGCACTGCGCCGCGCCGACCTGGCGGCGATCGACGCCTTCATCCTCGACATCGGCCTGCCCGGCATGGATGGCTACACGCTGGCGCGGCACCTGCGCGCTGACCCGGCCACGGCCGGGGCCACGCTGCTCGCGCTGACCGGCTACGGCCAGCCGAGCGATCGCGCGCAATCCCATGCCGCCGGCTTCAACCGGCACTTCGTCAAGCCGGCCGACCCTGCCGAGCTGCTGCTGGCGCTGCAGGCGGTTAACGGTCGCGACGCCATTGGTACCTGA